In Rhipicephalus microplus isolate Deutch F79 chromosome 7, USDA_Rmic, whole genome shotgun sequence, one genomic interval encodes:
- the LOC119160001 gene encoding uncharacterized protein LOC119160001 yields MPPIRCLLTVPHIQIKRTYHLEEGSVVALKHAIATCPVLGSQVQLSCSNFQVMDPLFNELVDLATEDSIPDMSKIVLMAQQESSGNEAPSCSSSQDDMPATPCVSYNGAVLEDAELFWLMVDQTKCFQVTNAEEGLVAIMCANWLFNVQYACKAFNTLVVLERFFLELEKTTPRSVVAKFLNIVVKST; encoded by the exons ATGCCGCCGATCCGTTGTCTGCTGACTGTACCGCACATTCAGATAAAGCGGACGTACCACTTGGAAGAAGGTTCCGTGGTCGCCCTCAAACATGCGATTGCCACATGTCCTGTCCTTGGGTCGCAAGTTCAACTGTCTTGCAGCAACTTTCAG GTAATGGATCCTCTGTTCAATGAACTTGTCGACCTCGCTACTGAAGACAGCATACCCGATATGTCGAAAATCGTTCTTATGGCACAGCAAGAAAGTAGCGGGAATGAAGCGCCGTCATGTTCATCGTCACAG GACGACATGCCAGCAACGCCATGTGTATCTTATAATGGGGCCGTCCTTGAAGATGCAGAGCTTTTCTGGCTGATGGTAGACCAGACAAAGTGTTTTCAAGTGACTAATGCAGAGGAAGGACTTGTCGCAATTATGTGTGCAAACTGGTTGTTCAATGTTCAATATGCTTGTAAAGCGTTCAACACCCTTGTCGTCCTCGAAAGATTTTTTCTTGAGCTCGAAAAGACAACACCAAGATCTGTTGTTGCGAAGTTCTTAAACATTGTCGTAAAATCCACATAG